A stretch of the Hippocampus zosterae strain Florida chromosome 16, ASM2543408v3, whole genome shotgun sequence genome encodes the following:
- the uimc1 gene encoding uncharacterized protein uimc1 isoform X1 gives MVRPSKMPQKKQSNRGGPPESQSLDRDSEEEDADTDDEQQDECSTSLLTPSLSDREKRWRERKCKARCKVSTSEMTEEEMMALALHLSAQEANVGAQQEDAALMKAIKESLFSQRRELSQSQSLLTEADTIFSQRGHSYSNGMAELRNNLTASENVCTTLSREVDGNGGTQRGQTWKSKESPLAGLSQSTNICTQALASSSESALEFLDSPQSCDSTHIDDQPLPKSPVFALSGRQARVTSPQLSQNTPESYKSPSYALCSQPSPARGKSPLFSESDTGDECAKYCKSAAFGDESRCDGFLDGEASSPDGPNSDFIFSSQESSSPSARPSSYPPMSLVFPRSPAPSKNSTLPKSSLLLSGTDGKHAQDAQSTNVDRNPFLGVADDSSETELTSDMTLRWSDEDADQTVRCAASLVSSPSPVYPDEKRFEQAEAQAAHLNQVTEAALETNGSSCSVNTQQSVPAPSLVHYYWGVPFCPRGLDADAYTQVIVAQMELYEKSLKEAQRCLLRKAEWGDAIVPQLEKSPLSDSSHAKPPRRLGLRRKDAKLSGQEGDNLLLEEEDEEKKKEEDQKVEEEMAEETAQTDFDVCAVCPGTSRTALGTNFSSRVSKTQMSEDDHTDLSKPSSPEFPAPAASDDDQAAEEEKTMDGKTLFFDQSSECSYAEKGAFNLIAFSADGEAQKKHLAASDMGRNPAPTNEEEESELGRSRSPEPQPAGFEAAVECPICQGTFPAGRIERHAAYCDGEVETSAMDDLMLADERSQAAFLKPKRKRKRWAAEEEGDAAASDTIQEKCYICQKAVALCDYSEHTDLCIQRRAAKTPGKGNLLAALEHVESRHAGAGTSRCRLQQGDVIDLRDDNEEAGVSTLAVSNSPIKSFTPISEATDCLVDFRRQQWPKKPSHKRR, from the exons ATGGTGCGGCCGAGCAAGATGCCGCAGAAGAAGCAAAGCAACAGGGGCGGACCCCCTGAAAGCCAGTCGTTGGACCGAGActcagaggaggaggatgctGACACCGATGATGAGCAGCAG GATGAGTGCTCCACTTCACTTCTAACGCCATCCTTGTCAGATAGAGAAAAGCGGTGGCGAGAGAGGAAATGCAAAGCCAGGTGTAAAG TTTCTACCTCAGAGATGACAGAAGAGGAGATGATGGCCTTGGCCCTGCATCTGAGCGCGCAGGAAGCCAACGTCGGCGCGCAGCAGGAGGACGCTGCTCTGATGAAAGCCATCAAAGAGAGT TTGTTCAGCCAGAGACGAGAGCTCTCTCAGAGTCAGAGTCTGCTGACCGAAGCAGACACCATCTTCTCTCAACGCGGTCACTCATACTCGAACGGCATGGCGGAGTTACGCAACAATCTGACAGCATCGGAGAACGTCTGCACAACCCTTAGCCGGG AGGTGGACGGGAACGGTGGAACCCAGCGAGGTCAAACGTGGAAAAGTAAGGAAAGTCCTCTGGCGGGCTTGTCGCAAAGCACCAACATCTGCACTCAGGCATTGGCCAGTAGCTCCGAGTCAGCGCTTGAATTTTTGGACTCGCCCCAG AGCTGCGATTCCACGCACATCGACGATCAGCCACTCCCTAAATCCCCCGTCTTCGCCTTGAGCGGTCGCCAAGCCAGGGTGACCTCCCCCCAGCTGAGCCAAAACACGCCGGAGAGCTACAAGAGCCCCAGCTACGCGCTTTGTTCGCAGCCTTCGCCGGCACGCGGCAAAAGTCCCCTCTTTTCCGAGTCGGACACGGGAGACGAATGCGCCAAGTATTGCAAAAGCGCGGCGTTTGGAGATGAATCTCGATGCGACGGTTTTCTGGACGGCGAAGCAAGCAGCCCGGACGGACCAAACTCGGACTTCATCTTCTCTTCTCAGGAGAGCTCAAGCCCGTCCGCTAGGCCTTCTTCCTACCCGCCCATGAGCCTGGTATTCCCAAGGAGCCCGGCGCCCTCCAAGAACTCGACACTGCCAAAAAGTAGTCTCCTCTTATCGGGGACAGATGGAAAGCACGCCCAAGATGCCCAATCGACCAATGTGGACCGGAATCCATTTCTGGGTGTTGCAGATGACTCATCTGAAACGGAGCTGACGAGCGACATGACGCTTCGCTGGTCCGACGAAGACGCCGATCAGACGGTCCGTTGCGCCGCGTCG CTGGTGAGCTCCCCCAGTCCAGTCTACCCGGACGAGAAGCGCTTTGAGCAGGCCGAAGCACAGGCAGCCCATTTGAACCAGGTGACCGAAGCGGCTCTGGAGACAAACGGCTCAAGCTGCAG TGTGAACACCCAGCAGTCTGTCCCCGCCCCATCTTTGGTTCACTACTACTGGGGGGTCCCCTTCTGTCCACGTGGTCTGGATGCAGACGCGTACACACAG GTGATCGTGGCCCAGATGGAGTTGTACGAGAAGAGTCTGAAGGAGGCTCAGAGGTGTCTGTTGAGGAAGGCCGAGTGGGGGGACGCCATCGTGCCACAATTGGAG AAATCCCCATTATCTGACTCTTCCCACGCAAAACCTCCCCGAAG GCTTGGCCTCAGACGCAAAGATGCAAAGCTTAGCGGTCAGGAAGGAGACAACCTTCtcttggaggaggaggacgaggaaaagaagaaagaagaggatCAGAAGGTGGAAGAGGAGATGGCCGAAGAGACTGCTCAGACAGACTTTGACGTCTGTGCCGTGTGTCCGGGTACTTCACGCACGGCTTTAGGAACGAATTTTTCCTCCCGTGTTTCAA AGACCCAAATGAGCGAGGACGATCACACGGATCTATCGAAG CCCAGCAGTCCGGAGTTTCCTGCACCTGCGGCGAGCGATGACGATCAAGCGGCGGAAGAGGAGAAGACGATGGACG GAAAAACTCTATTCTTCGATCAATCCTCGGAATGCTCTTATGCTGAAAAAGGTGCCTTTAACTTGATTGCATTCTCGGCTGACGGAGAGGCTCAGAAAAAACACCTCGCCGCCAGCGACATGGGTCGAAACCCCGCCCCGACGAATGAGGAGGAAGAGAGCGAGCTCGGAAGGTCGCGTTCGCCCGAGCCGCAGCCCGCCGGCTTCGAAGCTGCCGTGGAGTGTCCCATTTGCCAGGGAACTTTCCCCGCCGGCAGAATCGAGAGGCATGCGGCCTACTGCGACGGCGAGGTGGAGACCTCGGCCATGGACGACCTCATGCTTGCGGATGAACGTTCACAAG CAGCGTTCTTGAAGCCCAAAAGGAAGCGAAAACGGTGGGCAGCAGAGGAAGAGGGCGACGCCGCCGCCTCTGACAC aatccaGGAGAAATGTTACATCTGCCAAAAGGCTGTGGCCCTGTGCGACTACAGCGAGCACACCGATCTCTGCATCCAGCGGCGGGCGGCCAAAACACCCGGG AAAGGGAATCTGTTGGCGGCTCTGGAGCATGTAGAGAGCAGGCATGCAG GAGCCGGGACGTCCAGGTGCAGACTTCAGCAAGG CGACGTCATCGATCTGAGGGACGACAACGAAGAAGCGGGCGTTTCCACGCTGGCGGTCAGCAACTCGCCCATTAAGTCGTTCACGCCCATCTCGGAGGCCACCGACTGTCTCGTCGACTTCAGGCGCCAGCAGTGGCCGAAGAAACCAAGTCACAAACGAAGGTGA
- the uimc1 gene encoding BRCA1-A complex subunit RAP80 isoform X3, with amino-acid sequence MVRPSKMPQKKQSNRGGPPESQSLDRDSEEEDADTDDEQQDECSTSLLTPSLSDREKRWRERKCKARCKVSTSEMTEEEMMALALHLSAQEANVGAQQEDAALMKAIKESLFSQRRELSQSQSLLTEADTIFSQRGHSYSNGMAELRNNLTASENVCTTLSREVDGNGGTQRGQTWKSKESPLAGLSQSTNICTQALASSSESALEFLDSPQSCDSTHIDDQPLPKSPVFALSGRQARVTSPQLSQNTPESYKSPSYALCSQPSPARGKSPLFSESDTGDECAKYCKSAAFGDESRCDGFLDGEASSPDGPNSDFIFSSQESSSPSARPSSYPPMSLVFPRSPAPSKNSTLPKSSLLLSGTDGKHAQDAQSTNVDRNPFLGVADDSSETELTSDMTLRWSDEDADQTVRCAASLVSSPSPVYPDEKRFEQAEAQAAHLNQVTEAALETNGSSCSVNTQQSVPAPSLVHYYWGVPFCPRGLDADAYTQVIVAQMELYEKSLKEAQRCLLRKAEWGDAIVPQLEKSPLSDSSHAKPPRRLGLRRKDAKLSGQEGDNLLLEEEDEEKKKEEDQKVEEEMAEETAQTDFDVCAVCPETQMSEDDHTDLSKPSSPEFPAPAASDDDQAAEEEKTMDGKTLFFDQSSECSYAEKGAFNLIAFSADGEAQKKHLAASDMGRNPAPTNEEEESELGRSRSPEPQPAGFEAAVECPICQGTFPAGRIERHAAYCDGEVETSAMDDLMLADERSQAAFLKPKRKRKRWAAEEEGDAAASDTIQEKCYICQKAVALCDYSEHTDLCIQRRAAKTPGKGNLLAALEHVESRHAGAGTSRCRLQQGDVIDLRDDNEEAGVSTLAVSNSPIKSFTPISEATDCLVDFRRQQWPKKPSHKRR; translated from the exons ATGGTGCGGCCGAGCAAGATGCCGCAGAAGAAGCAAAGCAACAGGGGCGGACCCCCTGAAAGCCAGTCGTTGGACCGAGActcagaggaggaggatgctGACACCGATGATGAGCAGCAG GATGAGTGCTCCACTTCACTTCTAACGCCATCCTTGTCAGATAGAGAAAAGCGGTGGCGAGAGAGGAAATGCAAAGCCAGGTGTAAAG TTTCTACCTCAGAGATGACAGAAGAGGAGATGATGGCCTTGGCCCTGCATCTGAGCGCGCAGGAAGCCAACGTCGGCGCGCAGCAGGAGGACGCTGCTCTGATGAAAGCCATCAAAGAGAGT TTGTTCAGCCAGAGACGAGAGCTCTCTCAGAGTCAGAGTCTGCTGACCGAAGCAGACACCATCTTCTCTCAACGCGGTCACTCATACTCGAACGGCATGGCGGAGTTACGCAACAATCTGACAGCATCGGAGAACGTCTGCACAACCCTTAGCCGGG AGGTGGACGGGAACGGTGGAACCCAGCGAGGTCAAACGTGGAAAAGTAAGGAAAGTCCTCTGGCGGGCTTGTCGCAAAGCACCAACATCTGCACTCAGGCATTGGCCAGTAGCTCCGAGTCAGCGCTTGAATTTTTGGACTCGCCCCAG AGCTGCGATTCCACGCACATCGACGATCAGCCACTCCCTAAATCCCCCGTCTTCGCCTTGAGCGGTCGCCAAGCCAGGGTGACCTCCCCCCAGCTGAGCCAAAACACGCCGGAGAGCTACAAGAGCCCCAGCTACGCGCTTTGTTCGCAGCCTTCGCCGGCACGCGGCAAAAGTCCCCTCTTTTCCGAGTCGGACACGGGAGACGAATGCGCCAAGTATTGCAAAAGCGCGGCGTTTGGAGATGAATCTCGATGCGACGGTTTTCTGGACGGCGAAGCAAGCAGCCCGGACGGACCAAACTCGGACTTCATCTTCTCTTCTCAGGAGAGCTCAAGCCCGTCCGCTAGGCCTTCTTCCTACCCGCCCATGAGCCTGGTATTCCCAAGGAGCCCGGCGCCCTCCAAGAACTCGACACTGCCAAAAAGTAGTCTCCTCTTATCGGGGACAGATGGAAAGCACGCCCAAGATGCCCAATCGACCAATGTGGACCGGAATCCATTTCTGGGTGTTGCAGATGACTCATCTGAAACGGAGCTGACGAGCGACATGACGCTTCGCTGGTCCGACGAAGACGCCGATCAGACGGTCCGTTGCGCCGCGTCG CTGGTGAGCTCCCCCAGTCCAGTCTACCCGGACGAGAAGCGCTTTGAGCAGGCCGAAGCACAGGCAGCCCATTTGAACCAGGTGACCGAAGCGGCTCTGGAGACAAACGGCTCAAGCTGCAG TGTGAACACCCAGCAGTCTGTCCCCGCCCCATCTTTGGTTCACTACTACTGGGGGGTCCCCTTCTGTCCACGTGGTCTGGATGCAGACGCGTACACACAG GTGATCGTGGCCCAGATGGAGTTGTACGAGAAGAGTCTGAAGGAGGCTCAGAGGTGTCTGTTGAGGAAGGCCGAGTGGGGGGACGCCATCGTGCCACAATTGGAG AAATCCCCATTATCTGACTCTTCCCACGCAAAACCTCCCCGAAG GCTTGGCCTCAGACGCAAAGATGCAAAGCTTAGCGGTCAGGAAGGAGACAACCTTCtcttggaggaggaggacgaggaaaagaagaaagaagaggatCAGAAGGTGGAAGAGGAGATGGCCGAAGAGACTGCTCAGACAGACTTTGACGTCTGTGCCGTGTGTCCGG AGACCCAAATGAGCGAGGACGATCACACGGATCTATCGAAG CCCAGCAGTCCGGAGTTTCCTGCACCTGCGGCGAGCGATGACGATCAAGCGGCGGAAGAGGAGAAGACGATGGACG GAAAAACTCTATTCTTCGATCAATCCTCGGAATGCTCTTATGCTGAAAAAGGTGCCTTTAACTTGATTGCATTCTCGGCTGACGGAGAGGCTCAGAAAAAACACCTCGCCGCCAGCGACATGGGTCGAAACCCCGCCCCGACGAATGAGGAGGAAGAGAGCGAGCTCGGAAGGTCGCGTTCGCCCGAGCCGCAGCCCGCCGGCTTCGAAGCTGCCGTGGAGTGTCCCATTTGCCAGGGAACTTTCCCCGCCGGCAGAATCGAGAGGCATGCGGCCTACTGCGACGGCGAGGTGGAGACCTCGGCCATGGACGACCTCATGCTTGCGGATGAACGTTCACAAG CAGCGTTCTTGAAGCCCAAAAGGAAGCGAAAACGGTGGGCAGCAGAGGAAGAGGGCGACGCCGCCGCCTCTGACAC aatccaGGAGAAATGTTACATCTGCCAAAAGGCTGTGGCCCTGTGCGACTACAGCGAGCACACCGATCTCTGCATCCAGCGGCGGGCGGCCAAAACACCCGGG AAAGGGAATCTGTTGGCGGCTCTGGAGCATGTAGAGAGCAGGCATGCAG GAGCCGGGACGTCCAGGTGCAGACTTCAGCAAGG CGACGTCATCGATCTGAGGGACGACAACGAAGAAGCGGGCGTTTCCACGCTGGCGGTCAGCAACTCGCCCATTAAGTCGTTCACGCCCATCTCGGAGGCCACCGACTGTCTCGTCGACTTCAGGCGCCAGCAGTGGCCGAAGAAACCAAGTCACAAACGAAGGTGA
- the st6gal1 gene encoding beta-galactoside alpha-2,6-sialyltransferase 1: protein MGYKIPGAAMDRVSLLWRLRRRARRGALCMAFFGIAMTLLYALCAENSVTVTDAIFGVRARTRAQPRTRAAVKVLRGGSKLAYMDPQKLPGVVPGDPRLPIPVLSSPNHTRQHQPAKPKSKEGRGFFARVLPRPLVRALDTVFGGRRRGQLSDKGGLGSNGLPGKVWNEHMSSSMLGRRLKKVFNNYQAMNKYEVKLPDAPGSPRGRALSGPELLCQLYQKVALSTLTADLPPFSSLPWASQLPPKPLASHVGPFKSCAVVSSAGSLRDAGLGKEIDSHDAVLRFNSAPTHGYEKDVGSKTTIRLINSQVMASDDHHFLSSSLYSSGVLVAWDPAPYSANLTQWLNRTDYPIFSQYQRYRRLHPQQPFFILHPRFFWQVWRQIQDNMPEPIQKNPPSSGMLGTVLMMSLCEEVHVYEFLPSRRNTALCHYYQQFHDDACTLGAYHPLLYEKNLVKRMNQGSDDDIFNRGRVTLPGYRSLKCNATHAG, encoded by the exons ATGGGCTACAAG atccccGGGGCAGCGATGGACCGCGTGAGCCTGCTGTGGCGTCTGCGTCGGCGTGCCCGCCGCGGCGCCCTGTGCATGGCCTTCTTCGGCATCGCCATGACGCTGCTGTACGCCCTTTGTGCCGAAAACAGCGTAACTGTCACCGACGCCATCTTCGGCGTGCGGGCGCGTACCCGAGCCCAGCCTCGCACGCGCGCCGCCGTTAAG GTGCTTCGAGGCGGCTCCAAGCTAGCGTACATGGACCCCCAGAAGCTCCCCGGCGTGGTCCCCGGTGACCCCCGCCTTCCCATCCCCGTGCTATCCTCACCCAACCACACCCGCCAGCACCAACCCGCCAAGCCAAAGTCCAAGGAGGGCCGGGGTTTCTTTGCCAGAGTGCTGCCGCGGCCCCTGGTGAGGGCGCTGGACACGGTCTTCGGGGGCCGCCGGCGGGGCCAGCTGAGCGACAAAGGCGGCTTAGGGTCCAACGGCCTTCCGGGAAAAGTGTGGAATGAGCACATGTCCAGCAGCATGTTGGGGAGGAGACTGAAGAAGGTGTTTAACAACTACCAG GCCATGAACAAGTACGAGGTGAAGCTCCCCGATGCGCCGGGCTCGCCCCGCGGGAGGGCGCTGAGCGGGCCGGAGCTCTTGTGCCAGCTGTACCAGAAGGTGGCGCTGTCCACGCTGACGGCCGACCTGCCGCCATTCTCCTCGTTGCCGTGGGCCTCGCAGCTGCCGCCCAAGCCGCTCGCCTCCCACGTGGGGCCGTTCAAGAGCTGCGCCGTGGTGTCATCCGCCGGCTCGCTGAGGGACGCCGGCCTCGGCAAAGAGATAG ACTCCCACGATGCCGTGCTGCGCTTCAACAGTGCCCCCACCCACGGCTACGAGAAGGACGTGGGTTCCAAAACCACCATCCGGCTCATCAACTCGCAA GTGATGGCGTCCGACGACCACCATTTCCTGTCCAGCTCGCTGTACAGCTCAGGTGTATTGGTGGCCTGGGACCCTGCTCCCTATTCCGCGAACCTCACGCAG TGGCTCAACCGCACCGACTACCCCATCTTCAGCCAGTACCAGCGCTACAGGCGGCTGCACCCCCAGCAACCCTTTTTCATCCTTCACCCGCGCTTCTTCTGGCAGGTGTGGCGGCAAATCCAGGACAACATGCCGGAGCCCATCCAGAAGAACCCGCCTTCCTCTGGCATGCTGG GTACGGTGCTGATGATGTCCCTATGCGAGGAGGTGCACGTATACGAATTCCTGCCGTCCCGCCGCAACACGGCGCTGTGCCACTACTATCAGCAGTTCCACGACGACGCCTGCACGCTGGGCGCCTACCACCCGTTACTCTACGAGAAGAACCTGGTGAAGCGGATGAACCAGGGCTCCGATGACGACATTTTCAACCGCGGCCGTGTCACGTTGCCCGGGTACAGAAGCCTCAAATGCAACGCTACACACGCAGGTTAA
- the ncf1 gene encoding neutrophil cytosol factor 1, with product MEEVYIRHVKLLGFEKRFYPSQHYVYMLMVKWSDLVEKLIFRTYPEIYTFHKSLKEMFPIEAGEIETKDRIIPSLPAPRWVESQRSRESKQSTLTEYCLSLIALPPHISRCSHLNAFFKVRPEDENPPAPNTGKKSEIFLETKVNNNISEISGPIILDTYRVIADFTKTSKHELNLRTGDLVEIVEKNQNGWWFCQCETKRGWVPATYLEPLDGPEETEDVEPNYEGELHVTVRAYKAETDDEISLEMGETIEVIHKLLDGWWVVRKGEQTGHFPSMFLQKAGKGAKYEYNIKQPEGQKPPPRRSTIKNAKSIHEQGRQRLSQEAYRRNSRRYLQQKGGLPTALPRKSKMPEKSPLRERKNQGNIPVQRFSSANELKPEAPVIPPRPSPELILERCTDKTCKKVSIRNSGSRSNST from the exons ATGGAGGAAGTCTACATTCGACACGTGAAGCTACTTGGCTTTGAAAAACGCTTTTACCCCAGTCAGCACTAT gtGTACATGCTGATGGTGAAGTGGAGCGACCTCGTCGAGAAATTGATCTTCAGGACATATCCTGAAATCTACACTTTCCAC AAATCCCTGAAAGAGATGTTTCCGATTGAAGCCGGAGAAATCGAAACAAAGGACCGAATCATTCCATCGCTGCCAG CACCGCGTTGGGTGGAGAGCCAAAGGTCTCGGGAAAGCAAGCAGAGCACACTGACCGAGTATTGTCTGTCGCTCATCGCGCTCCCGCCGCACATCTCACGCTGCTCGCATCTCAACGCCTTCTTCAAAGTGCGACCGGAGGACGAAAACCCGCCGGCTCCAAACAC agggaaaaaaagtgaaatcttCTTGGAGACCAAAGTCAACAACAACATATCCG AGATTTCCGGGCCCATCATACTGGACACATACAGAGTAATCGCAGACTTCACCAAGACGTCCAAACACGAGCTCAACCTGCGCACTGGGGACTTGGTGGAAATTGTGGAGAAGAACCAGAATG GCTGGTGGTTCTGCCAATGTGAAACAAAACGAGGATGGGTTCCTGCCACCTACCTGGAACCCCTGGACGGACCGGAGGAGACAGAGGACGTGGAGCCAAATTACGAAG GAGAATTGCACGTAACGGTCCGAGCCTACAAGGCGGAGACGGACGATGAGATCTCGCTGGAGATGGGAGAAACCATCGAGGTCATTCACAAGCTCTTGGACGGCTGGTGGGTTGTCAG AAAAGGCGAGCAGACGGGTCACTTCCCCTCCATGTTCCTGCAGAAAGCAGGAAAAGGGGCCAAATATGAATACAATATCAAGCAACCAGAGGGACAGAAGCCTCCGCCTCGCAG GTCTACCATTAAGAACGCCAAGAGCATCCACGAACAAGGCCGGCAGCGCCTAAGCCAGGAGGCCTACCGGAGGAACAGTCGCCGATACCTCCAGCAAAAAGGCGGCCTGCCCACCGCCCTGCCCAGGAAATCCAAGATGCCGGAGAAGTCACCTCTGAGGGAGAGAAAGAACCAAG GCAACATTCCCGTGCAGCGCTTCAGTTCGGCGAATGAGCTGAAGCCAGAGGCCCCAGTGATCCCGCCCCGACCGAGTCCCGAGCTCATCCTGGAACGCTGCACCGACAAGACCTGCAAGAAAGTCAGCATCCGCAATTCCGGAAGCAGAAGCAACAGCACCTAG
- the uimc1 gene encoding BRCA1-A complex subunit RAP80 isoform X2: MVRPSKMPQKKQSNRGGPPESQSLDRDSEEEDADTDDEQQDECSTSLLTPSLSDREKRWRERKCKARCKVSTSEMTEEEMMALALHLSAQEANVGAQQEDAALMKAIKESLFSQRRELSQSQSLLTEADTIFSQRGHSYSNGMAELRNNLTASENVCTTLSREVDGNGGTQRGQTWKSKESPLAGLSQSTNICTQALASSSESALEFLDSPQSCDSTHIDDQPLPKSPVFALSGRQARVTSPQLSQNTPESYKSPSYALCSQPSPARGKSPLFSESDTGDECAKYCKSAAFGDESRCDGFLDGEASSPDGPNSDFIFSSQESSSPSARPSSYPPMSLVFPRSPAPSKNSTLPKSSLLLSGTDGKHAQDAQSTNVDRNPFLGVADDSSETELTSDMTLRWSDEDADQTLVSSPSPVYPDEKRFEQAEAQAAHLNQVTEAALETNGSSCSVNTQQSVPAPSLVHYYWGVPFCPRGLDADAYTQVIVAQMELYEKSLKEAQRCLLRKAEWGDAIVPQLEKSPLSDSSHAKPPRRLGLRRKDAKLSGQEGDNLLLEEEDEEKKKEEDQKVEEEMAEETAQTDFDVCAVCPGTSRTALGTNFSSRVSKTQMSEDDHTDLSKPSSPEFPAPAASDDDQAAEEEKTMDGKTLFFDQSSECSYAEKGAFNLIAFSADGEAQKKHLAASDMGRNPAPTNEEEESELGRSRSPEPQPAGFEAAVECPICQGTFPAGRIERHAAYCDGEVETSAMDDLMLADERSQAAFLKPKRKRKRWAAEEEGDAAASDTIQEKCYICQKAVALCDYSEHTDLCIQRRAAKTPGKGNLLAALEHVESRHAGAGTSRCRLQQGDVIDLRDDNEEAGVSTLAVSNSPIKSFTPISEATDCLVDFRRQQWPKKPSHKRR, from the exons ATGGTGCGGCCGAGCAAGATGCCGCAGAAGAAGCAAAGCAACAGGGGCGGACCCCCTGAAAGCCAGTCGTTGGACCGAGActcagaggaggaggatgctGACACCGATGATGAGCAGCAG GATGAGTGCTCCACTTCACTTCTAACGCCATCCTTGTCAGATAGAGAAAAGCGGTGGCGAGAGAGGAAATGCAAAGCCAGGTGTAAAG TTTCTACCTCAGAGATGACAGAAGAGGAGATGATGGCCTTGGCCCTGCATCTGAGCGCGCAGGAAGCCAACGTCGGCGCGCAGCAGGAGGACGCTGCTCTGATGAAAGCCATCAAAGAGAGT TTGTTCAGCCAGAGACGAGAGCTCTCTCAGAGTCAGAGTCTGCTGACCGAAGCAGACACCATCTTCTCTCAACGCGGTCACTCATACTCGAACGGCATGGCGGAGTTACGCAACAATCTGACAGCATCGGAGAACGTCTGCACAACCCTTAGCCGGG AGGTGGACGGGAACGGTGGAACCCAGCGAGGTCAAACGTGGAAAAGTAAGGAAAGTCCTCTGGCGGGCTTGTCGCAAAGCACCAACATCTGCACTCAGGCATTGGCCAGTAGCTCCGAGTCAGCGCTTGAATTTTTGGACTCGCCCCAG AGCTGCGATTCCACGCACATCGACGATCAGCCACTCCCTAAATCCCCCGTCTTCGCCTTGAGCGGTCGCCAAGCCAGGGTGACCTCCCCCCAGCTGAGCCAAAACACGCCGGAGAGCTACAAGAGCCCCAGCTACGCGCTTTGTTCGCAGCCTTCGCCGGCACGCGGCAAAAGTCCCCTCTTTTCCGAGTCGGACACGGGAGACGAATGCGCCAAGTATTGCAAAAGCGCGGCGTTTGGAGATGAATCTCGATGCGACGGTTTTCTGGACGGCGAAGCAAGCAGCCCGGACGGACCAAACTCGGACTTCATCTTCTCTTCTCAGGAGAGCTCAAGCCCGTCCGCTAGGCCTTCTTCCTACCCGCCCATGAGCCTGGTATTCCCAAGGAGCCCGGCGCCCTCCAAGAACTCGACACTGCCAAAAAGTAGTCTCCTCTTATCGGGGACAGATGGAAAGCACGCCCAAGATGCCCAATCGACCAATGTGGACCGGAATCCATTTCTGGGTGTTGCAGATGACTCATCTGAAACGGAGCTGACGAGCGACATGACGCTTCGCTGGTCCGACGAAGACGCCGATCAGACG CTGGTGAGCTCCCCCAGTCCAGTCTACCCGGACGAGAAGCGCTTTGAGCAGGCCGAAGCACAGGCAGCCCATTTGAACCAGGTGACCGAAGCGGCTCTGGAGACAAACGGCTCAAGCTGCAG TGTGAACACCCAGCAGTCTGTCCCCGCCCCATCTTTGGTTCACTACTACTGGGGGGTCCCCTTCTGTCCACGTGGTCTGGATGCAGACGCGTACACACAG GTGATCGTGGCCCAGATGGAGTTGTACGAGAAGAGTCTGAAGGAGGCTCAGAGGTGTCTGTTGAGGAAGGCCGAGTGGGGGGACGCCATCGTGCCACAATTGGAG AAATCCCCATTATCTGACTCTTCCCACGCAAAACCTCCCCGAAG GCTTGGCCTCAGACGCAAAGATGCAAAGCTTAGCGGTCAGGAAGGAGACAACCTTCtcttggaggaggaggacgaggaaaagaagaaagaagaggatCAGAAGGTGGAAGAGGAGATGGCCGAAGAGACTGCTCAGACAGACTTTGACGTCTGTGCCGTGTGTCCGGGTACTTCACGCACGGCTTTAGGAACGAATTTTTCCTCCCGTGTTTCAA AGACCCAAATGAGCGAGGACGATCACACGGATCTATCGAAG CCCAGCAGTCCGGAGTTTCCTGCACCTGCGGCGAGCGATGACGATCAAGCGGCGGAAGAGGAGAAGACGATGGACG GAAAAACTCTATTCTTCGATCAATCCTCGGAATGCTCTTATGCTGAAAAAGGTGCCTTTAACTTGATTGCATTCTCGGCTGACGGAGAGGCTCAGAAAAAACACCTCGCCGCCAGCGACATGGGTCGAAACCCCGCCCCGACGAATGAGGAGGAAGAGAGCGAGCTCGGAAGGTCGCGTTCGCCCGAGCCGCAGCCCGCCGGCTTCGAAGCTGCCGTGGAGTGTCCCATTTGCCAGGGAACTTTCCCCGCCGGCAGAATCGAGAGGCATGCGGCCTACTGCGACGGCGAGGTGGAGACCTCGGCCATGGACGACCTCATGCTTGCGGATGAACGTTCACAAG CAGCGTTCTTGAAGCCCAAAAGGAAGCGAAAACGGTGGGCAGCAGAGGAAGAGGGCGACGCCGCCGCCTCTGACAC aatccaGGAGAAATGTTACATCTGCCAAAAGGCTGTGGCCCTGTGCGACTACAGCGAGCACACCGATCTCTGCATCCAGCGGCGGGCGGCCAAAACACCCGGG AAAGGGAATCTGTTGGCGGCTCTGGAGCATGTAGAGAGCAGGCATGCAG GAGCCGGGACGTCCAGGTGCAGACTTCAGCAAGG CGACGTCATCGATCTGAGGGACGACAACGAAGAAGCGGGCGTTTCCACGCTGGCGGTCAGCAACTCGCCCATTAAGTCGTTCACGCCCATCTCGGAGGCCACCGACTGTCTCGTCGACTTCAGGCGCCAGCAGTGGCCGAAGAAACCAAGTCACAAACGAAGGTGA